From the genome of Elusimicrobiota bacterium, one region includes:
- a CDS encoding MqnA/MqnD/SBP family protein, with protein MFFGFDQGAVKIPGYTMDHHLEDIQTLNDRAFRGEFEITAVSAHAYAYLTDRYWVLNCGASVGRGYGPILVQQKNSGKKSPFQIAIPGQWTTAALVLNLWLAENNLKAETRIMPFDEILPAVERGEIDSGLLIHEGQLTFGDHGLEKVWDAGEWWQKKTGLPLPLGLDVVRADLGEPLARQISQALRDSILYAQAHPEEALEYALRYGRGLDKKLGKRFVAMYVNKDTLEQGADVQQGLQKLYDEAFRLGFLPSKPIVRFI; from the coding sequence ATGTTCTTTGGATTTGATCAGGGTGCGGTCAAAATCCCGGGCTATACGATGGACCATCACCTGGAAGACATTCAGACGCTCAACGACCGGGCGTTCCGGGGCGAGTTTGAGATTACAGCGGTCAGCGCCCATGCGTACGCCTATCTGACGGACCGCTACTGGGTGCTCAACTGCGGCGCCAGCGTGGGCCGCGGTTACGGACCGATTCTCGTGCAGCAGAAGAATTCCGGGAAAAAATCACCATTTCAAATCGCAATTCCAGGCCAATGGACCACCGCCGCGCTGGTTCTAAACCTGTGGCTGGCTGAAAACAATCTGAAAGCTGAAACACGTATCATGCCTTTTGATGAAATCCTGCCGGCCGTTGAGCGGGGAGAGATCGACTCCGGCCTCTTGATCCATGAGGGCCAGTTGACCTTCGGGGACCACGGCCTGGAGAAAGTCTGGGATGCCGGGGAGTGGTGGCAGAAGAAGACCGGTTTACCCCTGCCGCTGGGACTCGATGTCGTGCGGGCCGACCTCGGGGAACCCCTGGCGCGGCAGATCAGCCAGGCGCTGCGGGACAGCATCCTCTATGCGCAAGCCCATCCGGAGGAGGCACTGGAGTACGCGCTCCGGTACGGCCGCGGCCTCGACAAAAAGCTCGGTAAACGCTTTGTCGCCATGTACGTGAACAAGGACACGCTCGAGCAGGGCGCCGACGTCCAGCAGGGACTCCAAAAGCTCTACGACGAAGCCTTCCGCCTAGGCTTTTTACCTTCCAAACCAATCGTTCGATTCATCTGA
- a CDS encoding 3'-5' exonuclease, translating into MKLTRPIIFLDLEATGADPQRDRIVEIALIRQDPDQSRKELIQRINPGVRIPLEAIAIHGIRNEDVTNAPSFKEVAASLLTFMEGCDLGGFGITRFDIPLLTEEFKRCNLTLPLEDRALLDGLAIYHQRERRDLSAAYQFYCQKTLEGAHGARADALASLEVFFAQLQRYPDLPQDTEGLHAYCNRQDERFVDNHRKFIWRDGEAAFNFGKYKGELLRNMVRQQPDYIQWIVSDGKFSQEVVDLCWKALKGEFPSKR; encoded by the coding sequence ATGAAACTGACGCGCCCCATTATATTTCTGGATCTGGAAGCCACCGGCGCCGACCCCCAGCGCGACCGCATCGTGGAAATCGCTCTGATCCGGCAGGACCCGGACCAATCCCGGAAAGAGCTGATCCAACGCATCAACCCGGGCGTTCGCATCCCGCTGGAAGCCATCGCCATTCACGGCATCCGCAACGAAGATGTCACCAACGCTCCTTCGTTTAAAGAAGTGGCCGCCTCGCTGCTCACGTTCATGGAAGGCTGCGATCTGGGCGGATTCGGGATTACGCGCTTTGATATTCCGCTGCTCACCGAAGAGTTCAAACGCTGCAACCTGACGCTCCCGCTCGAAGACCGGGCGCTTCTCGACGGTCTGGCCATCTACCATCAGCGCGAACGACGCGACCTCTCCGCCGCTTATCAGTTCTACTGCCAGAAAACACTCGAAGGAGCCCACGGCGCTCGGGCGGATGCCCTGGCCAGCCTGGAAGTGTTTTTTGCGCAACTCCAGCGCTATCCGGACCTTCCTCAGGATACCGAGGGACTCCACGCCTACTGCAACCGGCAGGACGAGCGTTTTGTAGACAACCACCGCAAGTTTATCTGGCGGGACGGTGAAGCCGCCTTTAACTTCGGCAAATATAAAGGGGAACTTCTGCGAAACATGGTCCGCCAACAGCCGGATTACATCCAGTGGATCGTCAGCGACGGAAAATTCTCCCAGGAAGTCGTCGACCTCTGCTGGAAAGCCCTCAAAGGGGAATTCCCATCCAAACGCTGA
- the rho gene encoding transcription termination factor Rho has protein sequence MDEEQFLAKTSIDPNKRLHLEKGSSHLCVRAVDLICPIGKGQRGLIVSPPKAGKTTFLKCICQALASIDPALRLYCLLIDERPEEVTDFKRSVPAEVHASCNDRPYEEHLRCARELALKAVGEANAGKDVVILLDSLTRLARVHNAGSTGNRTMSGGLDSRAMELPRRFFGMARNIEEGGSLTILATILVDTGSRMDDIIFQEFKGTGNMELVLSRAAAEQRIFPAININASGTRKEELLLPADELQKIYKLRRALAGIEETQAASLLVELLQRYPTNAQALASIE, from the coding sequence ATCGACGAAGAACAGTTTCTGGCCAAAACATCCATTGATCCTAATAAGCGCCTTCATCTGGAAAAAGGATCCTCCCATCTTTGTGTCCGGGCCGTGGATCTGATCTGCCCGATCGGAAAGGGCCAGCGGGGGCTGATTGTTTCGCCTCCCAAAGCCGGGAAAACAACCTTTCTGAAATGCATCTGCCAGGCGCTGGCCAGCATTGATCCGGCGCTGCGGCTCTACTGTCTATTGATCGACGAACGGCCGGAAGAAGTCACGGATTTCAAACGCTCGGTCCCAGCCGAGGTGCACGCCTCCTGCAACGACCGGCCCTACGAAGAGCACCTTCGCTGCGCGCGGGAACTGGCCTTAAAAGCCGTCGGTGAAGCCAACGCCGGCAAAGACGTCGTGATCCTTCTGGATTCGCTCACCCGTCTGGCGCGGGTCCATAATGCGGGAAGTACAGGAAACCGCACGATGTCCGGAGGGCTGGATTCCCGCGCCATGGAACTGCCGCGGCGTTTCTTCGGCATGGCGCGGAATATTGAAGAGGGGGGATCGCTCACCATCCTCGCCACCATTCTGGTGGACACCGGCAGCCGGATGGATGACATTATTTTCCAGGAATTTAAAGGCACCGGAAATATGGAACTCGTGCTGTCGCGCGCCGCCGCGGAGCAGCGAATCTTCCCGGCCATTAACATCAACGCTTCCGGAACCCGGAAAGAAGAGCTTCTGCTTCCGGCCGACGAGCTTCAAAAGATCTATAAATTACGCCGGGCCTTGGCCGGTATCGAAGAAACTCAGGCGGCTTCCCTTCTGGTTGAACTGCTCCAGCGTTACCCGACCAACGCGCAAGCGCTCGCGTCGATCGAATGA
- a CDS encoding glycosyltransferase family 4 protein encodes MKLRVCHIITQLELGGAQQNTLYTLSHLDSNRFDVSLICGAGGFLDEEAKRGNWPTFFVSSLVRLIRPIQDLLALLSLYRLLRQQKPHIVHTHSSKAGILGRIAAYLAGVPVIIHTFHGFGFTPKQAPGLRKIFIALEKFCALLSIHLIFVSEDNRTEAAELGIGRRTPNSLIRSGIVFQRAAKSRVRQELGISSKAWVVVSIGNFKLQKNPMDLVRVASEVLKKKANTHFILVGDGELRPSVETWCQEQGIGASIHFVGWRQDIPEILAAANGFLLTSLWEGLPRALVEASAAQLPCVAYGVNGVKDILQDGQTGFLILPGDVSSAAEKIVWLQDHPEEGRRLGQAAARRVGDEFNIDRMVHQQEELYNDLYENVPLKDYYESRWNVAK; translated from the coding sequence ATGAAACTTCGCGTTTGTCATATCATCACGCAACTGGAACTGGGCGGCGCCCAGCAGAATACCCTTTACACCCTCTCGCATCTGGATTCCAACCGATTTGACGTCTCACTGATCTGCGGCGCCGGCGGCTTTCTGGATGAGGAAGCGAAAAGGGGGAACTGGCCTACCTTTTTTGTCTCATCCCTGGTCCGGCTGATCCGTCCGATTCAAGATCTTCTGGCGCTCCTCTCTCTCTATCGATTGCTGCGGCAACAGAAACCACACATCGTCCACACCCACTCGTCCAAAGCCGGAATTCTGGGACGGATCGCCGCCTATCTCGCGGGAGTGCCCGTGATCATCCACACGTTCCATGGATTTGGCTTTACCCCCAAACAGGCGCCGGGACTCCGAAAGATCTTTATCGCGCTGGAGAAATTTTGCGCACTCCTGAGCATCCACTTGATCTTTGTTTCAGAGGACAATCGCACCGAAGCCGCGGAGCTGGGGATCGGGCGTCGGACGCCGAACAGTTTGATTCGCAGCGGCATCGTTTTCCAACGCGCGGCCAAAAGCAGGGTTCGTCAAGAACTCGGCATTTCCAGCAAGGCCTGGGTGGTGGTTTCCATCGGCAATTTTAAATTGCAGAAAAATCCAATGGATTTGGTCCGGGTGGCTTCGGAAGTCCTGAAAAAGAAGGCGAACACGCATTTTATTCTCGTCGGGGATGGGGAACTGCGTCCATCCGTGGAAACCTGGTGCCAAGAACAGGGGATTGGGGCTTCTATCCATTTCGTCGGATGGCGTCAGGATATCCCCGAAATCCTGGCGGCCGCGAATGGCTTCTTACTGACGTCCTTGTGGGAAGGGCTTCCGCGAGCTTTGGTGGAAGCTTCCGCCGCACAACTCCCCTGCGTGGCCTATGGCGTCAACGGGGTCAAAGATATTCTGCAGGATGGGCAGACCGGCTTTTTGATCCTGCCGGGAGACGTAAGCTCGGCCGCAGAAAAAATCGTGTGGCTGCAAGACCACCCCGAAGAAGGACGGCGATTAGGGCAAGCCGCGGCCCGCCGCGTGGGCGACGAATTCAACATTGACCGGATGGTCCACCAACAGGAAGAGCTTTACAATGACCTATACGAAAACGTTCCCTTAAAAGACTATTACGAATCTCGTTGGAATGTCGCGAAGTAA
- a CDS encoding FAD-dependent oxidoreductase: MKIRTLILGGGLSGLSSAYHLKRDYLLVERSSQPGGLAQSIHQDGFVFDYTGHFLHLRNPYTLQLIPKLLGDNLALHKRRSWIYSHRTNIPYPFQANTYALPKQVMKDCVAGFIEAQLQHRPAPVRSPESFKSWVLRTFGKGFAKHFFFPYNRKLWTVPADVLTAEWVAPFVPRPSVEEIILGGLAEQTQTFGYNATFYYPKRGGIQALPTALANDLKALRLNTEVTGIDLAKKEATLHTGEVIAYEHLITTLPLAYFLKIARPLPPEIEHARRLLRWTSLYNLNLGIDRPDLTDKQWIYFPETKYRFYRVGFPANFSSHTTPSGTSSMYIEVAYQPGHPPDGKTILRQLLAGLRDGGLLQRRDRIIARKVLHIPVAYVIFDKNCTRSAETILRYLDHENVYSIGRYGAWKYSYMEEAILDGKTTAERILGR, from the coding sequence ATGAAAATCCGGACGCTGATTTTAGGCGGAGGGCTCTCCGGGCTCTCCAGCGCCTATCACTTGAAGCGCGACTATCTCCTGGTGGAACGTTCCAGTCAGCCGGGAGGTTTAGCGCAATCCATTCACCAGGACGGTTTTGTTTTTGATTACACCGGTCATTTTCTCCACCTGCGAAATCCCTACACGCTTCAACTGATTCCCAAGCTCTTAGGCGATAACCTCGCCCTTCACAAGCGCCGGTCCTGGATCTACTCGCACCGAACCAATATTCCGTACCCGTTCCAGGCCAACACGTATGCGCTCCCAAAACAGGTGATGAAAGACTGCGTCGCCGGTTTCATCGAAGCTCAATTGCAGCACCGTCCGGCTCCGGTCCGCTCTCCCGAATCGTTTAAAAGCTGGGTCCTCCGGACCTTCGGCAAAGGGTTTGCCAAGCACTTCTTTTTCCCATACAATCGGAAACTCTGGACGGTGCCGGCGGACGTGTTGACGGCGGAATGGGTCGCTCCTTTTGTTCCGCGCCCTTCCGTTGAGGAAATTATCCTGGGAGGCCTCGCGGAACAGACCCAAACGTTCGGATACAACGCCACGTTCTACTATCCAAAACGAGGGGGAATTCAGGCGCTCCCGACCGCTTTGGCAAACGATTTAAAGGCACTCCGTTTGAATACGGAAGTGACGGGCATTGATCTCGCCAAAAAAGAAGCGACGCTTCACACGGGTGAGGTGATCGCCTATGAACACCTGATTACGACGCTGCCCCTGGCCTATTTTTTAAAAATCGCCAGACCTCTGCCGCCGGAAATTGAACACGCCAGGCGCTTGCTCCGTTGGACATCGCTCTATAACCTGAATCTGGGGATCGACCGGCCGGATCTGACCGACAAGCAATGGATATACTTTCCGGAAACCAAATACCGTTTCTACCGGGTGGGCTTCCCGGCGAATTTCTCGTCCCATACAACCCCCTCTGGAACAAGTTCGATGTATATCGAAGTGGCCTATCAACCGGGTCATCCGCCCGATGGCAAAACTATCCTTCGGCAATTGTTGGCCGGCCTGCGGGACGGCGGCCTTCTGCAGCGTCGCGATCGAATTATTGCCCGAAAAGTCCTGCATATCCCGGTGGCTTACGTCATCTTCGACAAAAACTGCACCCGGTCTGCGGAAACCATCCTTCGTTACCTGGACCATGAAAACGTTTACTCCATCGGCCGCTATGGCGCCTGGAAGTACTCGTATATGGAAGAAGCGATTTTAGATGGGAAAACAACCGCCGAGAGGATTCTGGGAAGGTAA
- a CDS encoding MraY family glycosyltransferase: MLYLICFSLALVLSALLTPLARKVAMAYKILDRPLTDVKTHRHPVPYLGGLAVAAALAATLLTIRWMTNFPTGTLHSLRGIFLGGSIICLLGLIDDVVPKGLGYKSKFIVQFVAALCLMAFDIRIKFISPHWFADLITLIWIVGLINAINIIDIMDGLASGIGVIASLGFLFISLPSEEIYVNVASVALAGGLLGFIPYNLSKRLKIFLGDTGSLLIGFMMAALSLGTAYTRVNNLGVFAPLLILGLPLYDTFLVTCLRFKRGMSPFMGSRDHYALRLEKYGFYREEILILSYAISLLLAFSAYRVTVVPFQYALLIYSVIGVLALAFGTWLARIPIEP, encoded by the coding sequence ATGCTTTACCTGATTTGTTTTTCTCTCGCCCTGGTTCTGTCCGCGCTTCTGACGCCTCTCGCGCGGAAGGTTGCGATGGCCTACAAAATACTGGATCGCCCTCTGACGGACGTCAAAACGCACCGGCACCCGGTCCCTTACCTGGGGGGGCTGGCCGTGGCGGCCGCACTCGCGGCCACGCTGCTCACAATTCGATGGATGACCAACTTTCCTACCGGCACACTACACTCTTTGCGGGGGATTTTCCTGGGCGGCAGCATCATCTGCCTGTTGGGACTCATCGACGACGTCGTTCCGAAAGGTCTCGGGTATAAATCAAAATTTATTGTCCAGTTCGTTGCCGCGCTTTGTCTGATGGCTTTCGACATCCGCATTAAATTCATCTCGCCGCATTGGTTCGCCGATCTCATCACACTCATCTGGATTGTCGGATTGATCAATGCCATCAACATTATCGACATCATGGACGGCCTCGCCAGCGGCATCGGGGTCATCGCCAGCCTGGGTTTTCTGTTTATTTCACTACCCTCCGAAGAGATTTATGTCAATGTGGCTTCTGTCGCCCTGGCGGGGGGTTTGCTTGGATTCATTCCTTATAACCTCTCCAAACGTCTCAAGATATTTTTGGGGGACACCGGAAGCCTTTTGATCGGGTTCATGATGGCGGCGCTTTCGCTGGGAACCGCTTATACGCGCGTGAATAATCTGGGTGTTTTTGCGCCCTTGTTGATTCTCGGGCTCCCCCTGTACGACACGTTTCTGGTGACCTGTTTGCGATTTAAGCGCGGGATGTCTCCCTTTATGGGAAGCCGGGACCATTATGCGCTGCGCCTTGAAAAATACGGATTTTATCGGGAGGAGATCCTGATTCTGTCTTATGCCATCAGCCTGCTCTTGGCATTCAGCGCCTATCGGGTGACGGTGGTTCCTTTTCAATACGCCCTGTTGATCTACTCCGTGATCGGCGTGCTGGCGCTGGCCTTTGGCACCTGGCTGGCACGAATACCCATCGAACCATGA
- a CDS encoding glycosyltransferase family 39 protein, producing MFVIRSAITLGWLALVLWSAGGYGAFLGRFLAFSVLGPGEQVVMSLSLGLGLFSHLMILAGLCQAWTFPGVCLLLIPGLLMSHPFWISCRRLKPSHPSIEKTSIAARGLILLGSVLALVVALAPTTYYDSLVYHLALPAEYVKAGHWVGLPNLIYSAFPQTLEMLWTAGLLLGGDALVNVLALSLGALALAALILFGRRFLNPRSALWAGALLSVMPAFLLLSSGGYVDVGLMLFSFLSFYALQLWAQKKQPPLLILSGVMAGLAMGCKYTGAIPAAIVVIFIFKESWGSPSKVLLSRLTLYGLTACATVSPWLIKNIIYVGNPVFPFFYAWGSTKLNPWVQSAAAGYFRGLTEYQPYSLTHLARLVWEITVNGLRYGGGMDVLGDFGWMPLVALLPALTLCRQRGKILSDSGLFVLLFFIPWGMSRPVLRFLMPVAPLLALLAGHAWAEGVERLPAPFRWTCRTLLTLMLVSGFCVFFTLTTVFSPFGVALGLEDRSAYLRRKLDYFAAASFVNQLPGATRLLVVGDQRGYYYEKPTGITPVFNENPLASWANAAADAEALRDRIRAQGYSHLVVNHKEMKRLEAYHLFPFSAAGQRNWDHFLSRVGKRLYQDPACEVFEL from the coding sequence ATGTTCGTTATTCGATCCGCGATAACCCTCGGGTGGCTCGCGCTGGTTCTCTGGAGTGCGGGCGGCTATGGCGCCTTCCTGGGCCGGTTTCTGGCTTTTTCGGTTCTGGGCCCGGGGGAACAAGTCGTGATGTCCTTGTCGCTCGGCTTGGGTCTTTTCAGTCATTTGATGATCCTGGCCGGTTTGTGCCAGGCTTGGACATTCCCCGGCGTTTGCCTTTTGTTAATCCCCGGCCTTCTGATGAGTCATCCGTTCTGGATCTCCTGCCGCCGCCTGAAACCCTCTCATCCCTCGATTGAGAAAACCTCGATCGCCGCCCGGGGTCTTATCCTGTTAGGAAGCGTTCTGGCGCTCGTGGTGGCGCTGGCCCCCACGACCTACTACGACTCGCTCGTTTATCACCTGGCTTTGCCGGCCGAGTATGTCAAAGCGGGTCATTGGGTTGGACTACCGAATTTAATTTACTCCGCCTTTCCTCAAACACTGGAAATGCTGTGGACCGCCGGACTTCTGCTTGGAGGCGATGCGCTGGTGAATGTTCTGGCGCTTTCTCTGGGCGCACTCGCCCTGGCCGCTCTCATCCTTTTTGGACGCCGGTTTCTTAATCCGCGCTCAGCTCTCTGGGCCGGAGCGCTGCTGAGCGTGATGCCTGCGTTTCTGCTGCTGAGTTCCGGCGGGTATGTGGATGTGGGGCTCATGCTCTTCAGCTTTCTTAGTTTCTACGCGCTGCAACTTTGGGCTCAGAAAAAACAGCCCCCGCTGCTGATTCTGTCTGGAGTGATGGCGGGCCTGGCGATGGGATGCAAATATACCGGCGCTATTCCGGCCGCGATCGTTGTGATTTTTATCTTCAAAGAAAGCTGGGGAAGTCCTTCCAAAGTTCTTCTGAGTCGACTGACGCTTTATGGCTTAACCGCTTGTGCGACCGTCAGCCCCTGGTTGATTAAAAATATCATTTACGTGGGAAACCCGGTCTTCCCTTTTTTCTATGCCTGGGGCTCGACTAAACTTAATCCCTGGGTACAGAGCGCCGCCGCCGGTTATTTCCGTGGATTGACCGAATACCAACCGTATTCGCTGACCCATCTGGCCAGGCTGGTCTGGGAGATCACCGTGAATGGCCTTCGTTACGGCGGCGGCATGGATGTCCTGGGGGATTTCGGCTGGATGCCGCTGGTGGCCCTGCTCCCGGCGCTGACGCTCTGTCGTCAGCGGGGAAAAATCCTATCCGATTCGGGCCTGTTCGTTCTGCTGTTTTTCATCCCGTGGGGAATGTCGCGGCCGGTGCTTCGTTTTCTCATGCCCGTAGCTCCCCTGCTGGCTCTTCTGGCCGGGCATGCCTGGGCCGAAGGCGTGGAACGCTTGCCGGCGCCTTTTCGATGGACCTGCCGGACGCTGCTGACGTTGATGCTGGTCTCCGGTTTCTGCGTTTTTTTCACTCTAACGACCGTCTTCTCACCTTTTGGCGTGGCTCTGGGCCTGGAAGACCGCTCGGCCTATCTCCGGAGAAAACTGGATTACTTTGCCGCCGCTTCATTTGTGAATCAACTGCCTGGCGCCACGCGCCTACTGGTGGTTGGCGACCAAAGAGGGTATTATTATGAAAAGCCAACGGGGATCACGCCTGTTTTTAATGAAAACCCGTTGGCCTCATGGGCCAATGCCGCGGCCGATGCTGAAGCGCTTCGGGACCGGATTCGTGCGCAGGGGTATTCGCATCTCGTGGTCAACCATAAGGAAATGAAACGCCTGGAAGCTTACCATCTTTTCCCGTTCTCAGCCGCCGGACAGAGAAACTGGGATCATTTTCTTTCCCGGGTCGGGAAGCGTCTTTATCAGGATCCCGCCTGTGAGGTTTTCGAGCTATGA
- a CDS encoding glycosyltransferase family 2 protein, whose translation MKPKVIVVMPAYNAEKTLARTVGDIPDGSVDSIILVDDCSRDQTVPLARQLGLTVIVHEKNLGYGGNQKTCYRSALQAGADIVVMIHPDYQYDSRLVPYLTGLLKDGVCDVVLGNRIRTRNEALNGGMPVYKYIANRFLTMMENFLMGQNLGEWHSGLRAYSRKVLETIPWERNSNDFVFDCEFLVQAAAFGFRMGDIPVPARYFDEASSINFSRSVRYGLESLRSIARYYLHRFHLWPCSLFDPR comes from the coding sequence ATGAAACCAAAAGTCATTGTGGTGATGCCTGCCTATAACGCGGAAAAAACACTGGCTCGAACCGTCGGGGATATCCCGGACGGATCGGTCGACAGCATTATCCTTGTCGATGACTGCTCCCGCGATCAGACCGTTCCCCTGGCCCGCCAGCTGGGGCTCACCGTCATCGTGCATGAAAAGAATTTAGGATACGGGGGCAATCAAAAAACATGTTACCGGAGCGCGCTCCAGGCCGGAGCGGATATCGTCGTCATGATTCATCCGGATTATCAATACGACTCCCGTTTGGTCCCTTACCTGACCGGACTCCTGAAGGATGGGGTTTGCGACGTGGTGCTCGGGAACCGTATTCGAACGCGAAACGAAGCCTTAAATGGGGGAATGCCCGTTTACAAATACATCGCCAACCGGTTCTTGACCATGATGGAAAACTTTTTGATGGGCCAGAATCTGGGTGAATGGCACAGCGGCCTGCGGGCCTACTCCCGAAAGGTGCTCGAAACCATTCCCTGGGAACGGAACTCCAACGATTTCGTTTTCGACTGTGAGTTTCTGGTTCAAGCCGCCGCGTTTGGCTTTCGGATGGGGGACATCCCGGTTCCCGCGCGCTATTTTGATGAAGCTTCCTCCATCAACTTCAGCCGCAGCGTCCGTTACGGTCTGGAATCGTTGCGAAGCATCGCGCGTTATTATCTTCATCGGTTTCATCTCTGGCCATGTTCGTTATTCGATCCGCGATAA
- a CDS encoding nucleotide sugar dehydrogenase, whose amino-acid sequence MIKDKIQSHSARIGILGLGYVGLPLAYEFAKAGFPVTGFEVDDRKVEKIRSRRSYIGDISTAELASVVESGNLTATTDFSKLKQMDAVVVCVPTPLNKTKDPDISFIASSAKQIARYLHKDQLIILESTTYPGTTRDFVLPLLGGNGYKVGKDFFLAFSPERIDPANKKFKLPNTPKVVGGMTRSCTELATMLYGQIIQRVVPVSSPEAAELVKLLENTFRAVNIGLVNEIALICDKLGLNVWEIIEAAASKPYGFMPFYPGPGLGGHCIPIDPHYLSWKMKSLNFSARFIELAGEVNSHMPEFVLEKTTRALNARRKPVNGSKILVMGVAYKANVSDMRESPALDLIHLLQQNGATVSYHDPYVPSLILGKQHLTSKPYSARLLQSQDAVVVTTAHDVFNADDILKNSKLVIDTRNLMRGLSSEHLVRL is encoded by the coding sequence GTGATCAAAGATAAAATTCAGTCTCATTCCGCCAGAATCGGCATTTTAGGGTTGGGGTACGTCGGCTTGCCTCTCGCCTATGAATTTGCCAAAGCGGGTTTCCCGGTCACCGGTTTTGAAGTGGACGACCGGAAAGTCGAAAAGATCCGGTCCCGGCGGTCCTATATCGGAGATATTTCGACGGCCGAGTTAGCCTCTGTCGTTGAATCCGGGAACCTCACCGCCACGACTGATTTTTCCAAACTCAAACAGATGGACGCGGTCGTTGTCTGTGTCCCGACCCCACTCAACAAAACGAAAGATCCGGATATTTCGTTTATCGCCAGTTCAGCTAAACAAATCGCCAGGTACCTGCATAAGGACCAGCTGATCATTCTGGAAAGCACCACATACCCGGGGACCACGCGGGATTTTGTGCTTCCCCTGCTGGGCGGAAACGGTTACAAGGTTGGAAAAGACTTTTTCCTGGCCTTCTCTCCCGAACGGATCGACCCGGCGAATAAAAAATTCAAGCTTCCGAACACCCCCAAAGTCGTGGGCGGCATGACCCGGAGCTGCACCGAACTGGCCACGATGCTTTACGGCCAGATCATTCAGCGCGTCGTACCGGTTTCTTCGCCGGAAGCCGCCGAGCTGGTGAAGCTGCTCGAAAACACCTTCCGGGCGGTGAATATCGGATTGGTCAACGAAATCGCCCTGATCTGCGATAAGCTGGGCTTAAATGTGTGGGAAATTATCGAAGCGGCGGCTTCCAAGCCCTACGGCTTCATGCCCTTCTACCCCGGCCCGGGCCTTGGGGGGCACTGCATTCCGATCGACCCCCACTATTTGTCCTGGAAGATGAAATCCCTGAACTTCTCGGCCCGGTTCATTGAACTGGCCGGCGAAGTGAACTCACACATGCCGGAGTTTGTTTTAGAAAAAACAACTCGGGCCTTGAATGCCCGGCGCAAACCCGTGAACGGATCGAAGATCCTGGTGATGGGCGTCGCCTACAAAGCCAATGTATCCGACATGCGGGAATCCCCGGCGTTGGATTTGATTCATCTATTGCAGCAAAATGGAGCCACGGTGTCCTATCACGACCCTTATGTGCCTTCACTGATTCTGGGGAAACAACACCTCACCAGCAAGCCTTATTCGGCTCGGCTGCTTCAAAGCCAGGACGCGGTGGTGGTCACCACCGCTCATGACGTCTTCAATGCCGACGATATCCTGAAAAACTCGAAGCTCGTCATTGACACCCGAAACCTCATGCGAGGACTTTCGTCGGAACACCTGGTACGTCTTTGA
- a CDS encoding class I SAM-dependent methyltransferase yields MYQDYYQYFVREHQAVSHLSGACLEIGSGGGFLKDILPNVLTSDVCPDPGLDRVVHSEKLDFPDESLRAIFLLNVLHHLPDPEAFFNEANRCLVRGGRLVMIEPYRSWWSRVFYRFLHHEPFDDQAPAWTVEGQGRLHRANIAVPWIIFWRDRQRFESLWPALRIRSLERHTVFKYLISGGVSWRALLPGGAYPVVHALDDLLSKCPRVFSIFQTIVIEKQ; encoded by the coding sequence ATGTACCAGGACTACTACCAGTACTTCGTACGGGAACATCAGGCGGTGAGTCATCTCTCCGGCGCATGCCTCGAAATCGGTTCCGGCGGAGGATTTCTGAAGGACATCCTTCCCAACGTGCTGACCTCCGACGTCTGTCCGGATCCGGGGCTGGACCGGGTGGTTCACTCCGAAAAGCTCGATTTTCCGGATGAATCGCTCCGGGCAATCTTTCTATTGAACGTCCTGCACCATCTTCCGGATCCCGAAGCATTTTTTAATGAAGCGAACCGCTGCCTGGTTCGCGGCGGACGCCTTGTGATGATCGAACCCTACCGTTCGTGGTGGTCACGGGTGTTTTACCGGTTTCTCCACCATGAACCCTTTGACGACCAGGCCCCGGCCTGGACCGTCGAGGGGCAGGGCCGTCTGCACCGCGCGAATATCGCCGTTCCCTGGATCATTTTCTGGCGCGACCGCCAGCGCTTTGAATCGCTCTGGCCGGCGCTCCGGATCCGGTCGCTGGAACGTCATACGGTCTTCAAGTATCTGATATCGGGCGGCGTATCGTGGAGAGCCCTGCTGCCGGGGGGGGCTTACCCTGTGGTGCATGCGCTGGATGATCTTCTGTCGAAGTGCCCCAGGGTATTTTCCATTTTCCAAACCATTGTGATTGAAAAGCAATGA